A single window of Theropithecus gelada isolate Dixy chromosome 9, Tgel_1.0, whole genome shotgun sequence DNA harbors:
- the TAF5 gene encoding transcription initiation factor TFIID subunit 5 isoform X2 has protein sequence MAALAEEQTEVAVKLEPEGPPTLLPPQAGDGAGEGSGGTTNNGPNGGGGNVAASSSTGGDGGTPKLTVAVSTAAPAGAAPVPAAAPEAGAPHDRQTLLAVLQFLRQSNLREAEEALRREARLLEEAVAGSGAPGEVDSVGAEVASALLSRVTASAPGPAAPDPPGTGASGVTAVSGSASGPAAPGKVGSVAVEDQPDVSAVLSAYSQQGDPTMYEEYYSGLKHFIECSLDCHRAELSQLFYPLFVHMYLELVYNQHENEAKSFFEKFHGDQECYYQDDLRVLSSLTKKEHMKGNETMLDFRTSKFVLRISRDSYQLLKRHLQEKQNNQIWNIVQEHLYIDIFDGMPRSKQQIDAMVGSLAGEAKREANKSKVFFGLLKEPEIEVPLDDEDEEGENEEGKPKKKKPKKDSIGSKSKKQDPNAPPQNRIPLPELKDSDKLDKIMNMKETTKRVRLGPDCLPSICFYTFLNAYQGLTAVDVTDDSSLIAGGFADSTVRVWSVTPKKLRSVKQASDLSLIDKESDDVLERIMDEKTASELKILYGHSGPVYGASFSPDRLWATDHYQPLRIFAGHLADVNCTRFHPNSNYVATGSADRTVRLWDVLNGNCVRIFTGHKGPIHSLTFSPNGRFLATGATDGRVLLWDIGHGLMVGELKGHTDTVCSLRFSRDGEILASGSMDNTVRLWDAIKAFEDLETDDFTTATGHINLPENSQELLLGTYMTKSTPVVHLHFTRRNLVLAAGAYSPQ, from the exons ATGGCGGCGCTGGCGGAGGAGCAGACGGAGGTGGCGGTCAAGCTAGAGCCTGAGGGACCGCCAACGCTGCTACCTCCGCAGGCGGGGGACGGCGCAGGCGAGGGTAGCGGCGGCACTACCAACAACGGCCCCAACGGCGGCGGCGGGAACGTTGCGGCATCGTCGTCCACTGGCGGGGATGGCGGGACCCCCAAGCTCACGGTGGCTGTCTCCACCGCTGCCCCGGCGGGGGCGGCCCCGGTGCCTGCGGCTGCTCCGGAGGCCGGCGCTCCGCACGACCGACAGACTCTACTGGCCGTGCTGCAGTTCCTACGGCAGAGCAACCTCCGCGAGGCCGAAGAGGCGCTGCGCCGTGAGGCCCGGCTGCTGGAGGAGGCAGTGGCGGGCTCCGGAGCCCCGGGAGAGGTGGACAGCGTCGGCGCTGAGGTGGCCAGCGCGCTTCTCAGCCGGGTGACCGCCTCGGCCCCTGGCCCTGCGGCCCCCGACCCTCCGGGCACTGGCGCTTCGGGGGTCACGGCCGTCTCAGGTTCAGCCTCAGGTCCTGCGGCTCCGGGTAAAG ttgGAAGTGTTGCTGTGGAAGACCAGCCAGATGTCAGTGCTGTGTTGTCGGCCTACAGCCAACAAGGAGATCCCACAATGTATGAAGAATACTATAGTGGACTGAAACACTTCATTGAATGTTCCCTGGACTGCCATCGGGCAGAGTTATCCCAACTCTTTTATCCTCTGTTTGTGCACATGTACTTGGAGCTAGTCTACAATCAACATGAGAATGAAGCAAAGTCATTCTTTGAGAA GTTCCATGGAGATCAGGAATGTTATTACCAGGATGACCTACGTGTATTATCTAGTCTTACCAAAAAGGAACACATGAAAGGGAATGAGACCATGTTGGATTTTCGAACAAGTAAATTTGTTCTGCGTATTTCCCGTGACTCGTACCAACTCTTGAAGAGGCATCTTCAGGAGAAACAGAACAATCAGATATGGAACATAGTTCAGGAGCACCTCTACATTGACATCTTTGATGGGATGCCGCGTAGTAAGCAACAGATAGATGCGATGGTGGGAAGTTTGGCAGGAGAGGCTAAACGAGAGGCAAACAAATCAAAG GTATTTTTTGGTTTATTAAAAGAACCAGAAATTGAGGTACCTTtggatgatgaggatgaagagggagaaaatgaagaaggaaaaccTAAAAAGAAGAAGCCTAAAAAAGATAGTATTGGatccaaaagcaaaaaacaagatCCCAATGCTCCACCTCAGAACAG AATCCCTCTTCCTGAGTTGAAAGATTCAGATAAGTTGGATAAGATAATGAATATGAAAGAAACCACCAAACGAGTGCGCCTTGGGCCAGACTGCTTACCCTCCATTTGTTTCTATACATTTCTCAATGCTTACCAG GGTCTCACTGCAGTGGATGTCACTGATGATTCTAGTCTGATTGCTGGAGGTTTTGCAGATTCAACTGTCAGAGTGTGGTCTGTAACACCCAAAAAGCTTCGTAGTGTCAAACAAGCATCAG ATCTTAGTCTTATAGACAAAGAATCAGATGATGTCTTAGAAAGAATCATGGATGAGAAAACAGCAAGTGAGTTGAAGATTTTGTATGGTCACAGTGGGCCTGTCTATGGAGCCAGCTTCAGTCCGGATAg GCTCTGGGCTACAGACCACTATCAGCCTTTAAGAATATTTGCTGGCCATCTTGCTGATGTGAATTGTACCAGATTCCATCCAAATTCTAATTATGTTGCTACGGGCTCTGCAGACAGAACTGTGCGACTCTGGGACGTCCTAAATGGTAACTGTGTAAGGATCTTCACTGGACACAAG GGACCAATTCATTCCTTGACATTTTCTCCCAATGGGAGATTCCTGGCTACAGGAGCAACAGATGGCAGAGTACTTCTTTGGGATATTGGACATGGTTTGATGGTTGGAGAATTAAAAGGCCACACTGATACAGTCTGTTCACTTaggtttagtagagatggtgaaaTTTTGGCATCAG GTTCAATGGATAATACAGTTCGATTATGGGATGCTATCAAAGCCTTTGAGGATTTAGAGACCGATGACTTTACTACAGCCACTGGGCATATAAATTTACCTGAGAATTCACAGGAGTTGTTGTTGGGAACATATATGACCAAATCAACACCAGTTGTACACCTTCATTTTACTCGAAGAAACCTGGTTCTAGCTGCAGGAGCTTATAGTCCACAATAA
- the ATP5MD gene encoding up-regulated during skeletal muscle growth protein 5: MAGPENDAQYQFTGIKKYFNSYTLTGRRNCVLATYGSIALIVLYFKLRSKKTPAVKAT, from the exons atgGCAGGTCCAGAAAATGATGCGCAATACCAGTTCACtggtattaaaaaatatttcaactcTTATACTCTCACAGGTAGAAGGAAT tgtGTACTGGCCACATATGGAAGCATTGCTTTGATTGTCTTATATTTCAAGTTAAGGTCCAAAAAAACTCCAGCTGTGAAAGCAACATAA
- the TAF5 gene encoding transcription initiation factor TFIID subunit 5 isoform X1: MAALAEEQTEVAVKLEPEGPPTLLPPQAGDGAGEGSGGTTNNGPNGGGGNVAASSSTGGDGGTPKLTVAVSTAAPAGAAPVPAAAPEAGAPHDRQTLLAVLQFLRQSNLREAEEALRREARLLEEAVAGSGAPGEVDSVGAEVASALLSRVTASAPGPAAPDPPGTGASGVTAVSGSASGPAAPGKVGSVAVEDQPDVSAVLSAYSQQGDPTMYEEYYSGLKHFIECSLDCHRAELSQLFYPLFVHMYLELVYNQHENEAKSFFEKFHGDQECYYQDDLRVLSSLTKKEHMKGNETMLDFRTSKFVLRISRDSYQLLKRHLQEKQNNQIWNIVQEHLYIDIFDGMPRSKQQIDAMVGSLAGEAKREANKSKVFFGLLKEPEIEVPLDDEDEEGENEEGKPKKKKPKKDSIGSKSKKQDPNAPPQNRIPLPELKDSDKLDKIMNMKETTKRVRLGPDCLPSICFYTFLNAYQGLTAVDVTDDSSLIAGGFADSTVRVWSVTPKKLRSVKQASDLSLIDKESDDVLERIMDEKTASELKILYGHSGPVYGASFSPDRNYLLSSSEDGTVRLWSLQTFTCLVGYKGHNYPVWDTQFSPYGYYFVSGGHDRVARLWATDHYQPLRIFAGHLADVNCTRFHPNSNYVATGSADRTVRLWDVLNGNCVRIFTGHKGPIHSLTFSPNGRFLATGATDGRVLLWDIGHGLMVGELKGHTDTVCSLRFSRDGEILASGSMDNTVRLWDAIKAFEDLETDDFTTATGHINLPENSQELLLGTYMTKSTPVVHLHFTRRNLVLAAGAYSPQ; encoded by the exons ATGGCGGCGCTGGCGGAGGAGCAGACGGAGGTGGCGGTCAAGCTAGAGCCTGAGGGACCGCCAACGCTGCTACCTCCGCAGGCGGGGGACGGCGCAGGCGAGGGTAGCGGCGGCACTACCAACAACGGCCCCAACGGCGGCGGCGGGAACGTTGCGGCATCGTCGTCCACTGGCGGGGATGGCGGGACCCCCAAGCTCACGGTGGCTGTCTCCACCGCTGCCCCGGCGGGGGCGGCCCCGGTGCCTGCGGCTGCTCCGGAGGCCGGCGCTCCGCACGACCGACAGACTCTACTGGCCGTGCTGCAGTTCCTACGGCAGAGCAACCTCCGCGAGGCCGAAGAGGCGCTGCGCCGTGAGGCCCGGCTGCTGGAGGAGGCAGTGGCGGGCTCCGGAGCCCCGGGAGAGGTGGACAGCGTCGGCGCTGAGGTGGCCAGCGCGCTTCTCAGCCGGGTGACCGCCTCGGCCCCTGGCCCTGCGGCCCCCGACCCTCCGGGCACTGGCGCTTCGGGGGTCACGGCCGTCTCAGGTTCAGCCTCAGGTCCTGCGGCTCCGGGTAAAG ttgGAAGTGTTGCTGTGGAAGACCAGCCAGATGTCAGTGCTGTGTTGTCGGCCTACAGCCAACAAGGAGATCCCACAATGTATGAAGAATACTATAGTGGACTGAAACACTTCATTGAATGTTCCCTGGACTGCCATCGGGCAGAGTTATCCCAACTCTTTTATCCTCTGTTTGTGCACATGTACTTGGAGCTAGTCTACAATCAACATGAGAATGAAGCAAAGTCATTCTTTGAGAA GTTCCATGGAGATCAGGAATGTTATTACCAGGATGACCTACGTGTATTATCTAGTCTTACCAAAAAGGAACACATGAAAGGGAATGAGACCATGTTGGATTTTCGAACAAGTAAATTTGTTCTGCGTATTTCCCGTGACTCGTACCAACTCTTGAAGAGGCATCTTCAGGAGAAACAGAACAATCAGATATGGAACATAGTTCAGGAGCACCTCTACATTGACATCTTTGATGGGATGCCGCGTAGTAAGCAACAGATAGATGCGATGGTGGGAAGTTTGGCAGGAGAGGCTAAACGAGAGGCAAACAAATCAAAG GTATTTTTTGGTTTATTAAAAGAACCAGAAATTGAGGTACCTTtggatgatgaggatgaagagggagaaaatgaagaaggaaaaccTAAAAAGAAGAAGCCTAAAAAAGATAGTATTGGatccaaaagcaaaaaacaagatCCCAATGCTCCACCTCAGAACAG AATCCCTCTTCCTGAGTTGAAAGATTCAGATAAGTTGGATAAGATAATGAATATGAAAGAAACCACCAAACGAGTGCGCCTTGGGCCAGACTGCTTACCCTCCATTTGTTTCTATACATTTCTCAATGCTTACCAG GGTCTCACTGCAGTGGATGTCACTGATGATTCTAGTCTGATTGCTGGAGGTTTTGCAGATTCAACTGTCAGAGTGTGGTCTGTAACACCCAAAAAGCTTCGTAGTGTCAAACAAGCATCAG ATCTTAGTCTTATAGACAAAGAATCAGATGATGTCTTAGAAAGAATCATGGATGAGAAAACAGCAAGTGAGTTGAAGATTTTGTATGGTCACAGTGGGCCTGTCTATGGAGCCAGCTTCAGTCCGGATAg GAACTATCTGCTTTCCTCTTCAGAGGATGGAACTGTTAGATTGTGGAGCCTTCAAACATTTACTTGTTTGGTGGGATATAAAGGACACAACTATCCAGTATGGGACACACAATTTTCTCCATATGGATATTATTTTGTGTCAGGGGGCCATGACCGAGTAGCTCG GCTCTGGGCTACAGACCACTATCAGCCTTTAAGAATATTTGCTGGCCATCTTGCTGATGTGAATTGTACCAGATTCCATCCAAATTCTAATTATGTTGCTACGGGCTCTGCAGACAGAACTGTGCGACTCTGGGACGTCCTAAATGGTAACTGTGTAAGGATCTTCACTGGACACAAG GGACCAATTCATTCCTTGACATTTTCTCCCAATGGGAGATTCCTGGCTACAGGAGCAACAGATGGCAGAGTACTTCTTTGGGATATTGGACATGGTTTGATGGTTGGAGAATTAAAAGGCCACACTGATACAGTCTGTTCACTTaggtttagtagagatggtgaaaTTTTGGCATCAG GTTCAATGGATAATACAGTTCGATTATGGGATGCTATCAAAGCCTTTGAGGATTTAGAGACCGATGACTTTACTACAGCCACTGGGCATATAAATTTACCTGAGAATTCACAGGAGTTGTTGTTGGGAACATATATGACCAAATCAACACCAGTTGTACACCTTCATTTTACTCGAAGAAACCTGGTTCTAGCTGCAGGAGCTTATAGTCCACAATAA